One window of Mesorhizobium sp. PAMC28654 genomic DNA carries:
- a CDS encoding HutD family protein produces the protein MHILRAAEYRSMPWKNGGGVTTEIVVSPAAAGLDDFDWRISMARVENGGPFSQFAGIDRTLAVLEGEGISLDIAGRSPVAVTRAAAPLSFPADAPTAAALIAGPITDLNVMTRRSRMTHAVERLVISAPHEIQADADTTVILSLDGEIKVAGMSPAHLGALDTLLVERNAGKMLIEPAGISTLFVIRIDRVAGNN, from the coding sequence ATGCATATCCTGCGGGCAGCCGAATACCGATCGATGCCGTGGAAGAACGGCGGTGGCGTGACGACGGAAATCGTCGTCTCGCCCGCTGCCGCAGGACTGGATGATTTCGACTGGCGCATCTCCATGGCGCGTGTCGAGAACGGCGGTCCGTTCTCGCAATTCGCCGGCATTGATCGCACTTTGGCGGTTCTGGAAGGGGAGGGCATCTCCCTCGACATAGCCGGCCGGTCACCCGTCGCGGTGACCAGGGCGGCAGCGCCGCTCTCTTTTCCCGCCGATGCGCCGACAGCGGCGGCGCTGATTGCTGGTCCAATCACGGACCTCAACGTCATGACAAGGCGCAGCCGCATGACCCATGCGGTCGAGCGTCTGGTGATTTCGGCTCCGCACGAAATCCAAGCCGACGCCGATACGACCGTCATCCTGAGCCTTGATGGGGAAATCAAGGTGGCCGGCATGTCGCCCGCCCACCTTGGAGCGCTCGACACCCTTTTGGTCGAGCGAAATGCTGGAAAAATGCTCATCGAGCCGGCCGGAATCTCGACGCTGTTCGTGATCCGCATCGATCGTGTCGCGGGCAACAATTAA
- the hutU gene encoding urocanate hydratase → MNNPRHNIREVRSPRGTEISARSWQTEAPLRMLMNNLDPDVAENPNELVVYGGIGRAARTWNDFDRIVASLRTLADDETLLVQSGKPVGVFRTHADAPRVLIANSNLVPHWATWDKFNELDKKGLMMYGQMTAGSWIYIGTQGIVQGTYETFVEAGRQHYGGNLKGKWILTGGLGGMGGAQPLAAVMAGACCLAIECNPDSIDFRLRTRYVDERADTLDEAMAMIERWTKAGEAKSVGLLGNAAEIVPEMFRRGIRPDMVTDQTSAHDPINGYLPKGWTMAEWREKRVSDPKSVEKAARASMREHVEAMVAFWNAGVPTLDYGNNIRQVAKEEGFENAFAFPGFVPAYIRPLFCRGIGPFRWAALSGDPEDIYKTDAKVRELTPGNTHLHNWLDMARERIAFQGLPARICWVGLGDRHRLGLAFNEMVAKGELKAPVVIGRDHLDSGSVASPNRETESMKDGSDAVSDWPLLNALLNTASGATWVSLHHGGGVGMGFSQHAGMVIVADGTPEAAKRLERVLWNDPATGVMRHADAGYDVAIECAREHQLNLPGILG, encoded by the coding sequence ATGAACAATCCTCGCCACAACATCCGTGAAGTCCGCAGCCCGCGTGGCACGGAAATCAGTGCGCGCTCCTGGCAGACGGAAGCGCCATTGCGCATGCTGATGAACAATCTCGATCCGGACGTCGCCGAAAATCCCAATGAACTGGTCGTCTATGGCGGCATCGGCCGGGCGGCGCGCACCTGGAACGACTTTGATCGTATCGTCGCTTCCTTGAGGACGCTTGCCGATGACGAGACGCTGCTGGTGCAGTCCGGCAAGCCGGTCGGCGTGTTTCGCACTCATGCCGATGCGCCGCGTGTGCTCATTGCCAATTCAAATCTGGTTCCGCATTGGGCGACCTGGGATAAATTCAACGAGCTCGATAAGAAGGGCCTGATGATGTACGGCCAGATGACGGCCGGCTCATGGATCTACATCGGTACGCAAGGCATCGTGCAGGGCACCTACGAGACCTTCGTCGAGGCTGGCCGGCAGCATTATGGCGGCAATCTCAAGGGCAAGTGGATCCTGACCGGCGGTCTCGGCGGCATGGGCGGCGCGCAGCCGCTGGCGGCCGTGATGGCCGGCGCCTGCTGCCTTGCGATCGAATGCAATCCCGATTCGATCGATTTCCGCCTGCGCACCCGCTATGTCGACGAGCGCGCCGACACGCTCGACGAGGCGATGGCGATGATCGAGCGCTGGACCAAGGCCGGCGAAGCGAAGTCGGTCGGCCTGCTTGGCAATGCGGCCGAGATCGTCCCGGAAATGTTCAGGCGCGGCATCCGCCCCGATATGGTCACCGACCAGACCTCGGCCCATGACCCCATAAACGGCTATCTGCCGAAGGGCTGGACAATGGCTGAGTGGCGCGAGAAGCGCGTCAGCGACCCCAAGTCGGTCGAGAAGGCGGCACGCGCTTCCATGCGCGAACATGTCGAGGCGATGGTGGCATTCTGGAATGCCGGCGTGCCGACACTCGACTACGGCAACAACATCCGCCAGGTGGCCAAGGAAGAAGGCTTCGAGAATGCCTTCGCCTTCCCGGGCTTCGTGCCGGCCTATATCCGTCCGCTGTTCTGCCGCGGCATCGGACCGTTCCGCTGGGCAGCACTGTCCGGCGATCCGGAAGACATCTACAAGACCGACGCCAAGGTGCGTGAACTGACGCCGGGCAACACCCATCTGCACAACTGGCTCGACATGGCGCGTGAGCGGATCGCTTTCCAGGGCCTGCCGGCGCGCATCTGCTGGGTCGGGCTCGGCGATCGCCACCGGCTTGGCCTCGCCTTCAACGAAATGGTCGCCAAGGGCGAGCTCAAGGCGCCAGTGGTTATCGGCCGCGATCACCTCGATTCCGGCTCGGTCGCGTCGCCGAACCGCGAGACGGAGTCCATGAAAGACGGATCGGATGCTGTGTCCGACTGGCCACTGCTCAACGCGCTGCTCAACACGGCGTCCGGCGCCACCTGGGTGTCGCTGCATCATGGCGGCGGCGTCGGCATGGGATTCTCGCAGCATGCCGGCATGGTCATCGTCGCGGACGGTACTCCCGAAGCGGCCAAGCGCCTGGAACGCGTGCTCTGGAACGATCCGGCGACCGGCGTCATGCGCCATGCCGATGCCGGCTACGACGTCGCCATCGAGTGCGCCAGGGAGCACCAGCTCAACCTGCCGGGCATTCTGGGCTGA
- the hutG gene encoding N-formylglutamate deformylase, whose product MTSTPWLTVTRGTAPLLVSIPHTGIDLAGLENRLVSPWLGRRDCDWWIDQLYDFAGGLGATVVHTAISRTVIDVNRDPSGASLYPGQATTGLCPTETFDGDPLYREGEEPGPSEVDERREKFFMPYHAALQAEIDRLRALHPTIVVYDCHSIRSVLPRLFDGTLPVFNLGTNDGKSADPVLQATVGQIMAETGETFVVNGRFKGGWITRHFGQPQNGVHALQMELSNRGYMREPEGKGAPDNWPVPYDAEFAAPIRATLEKILKTAIAWAQG is encoded by the coding sequence ATGACAAGCACGCCCTGGCTTACGGTGACCCGCGGTACGGCACCTTTGCTGGTGTCGATCCCGCACACCGGCATCGATCTCGCTGGGCTTGAGAATCGGCTGGTGTCGCCGTGGCTGGGCCGTCGCGACTGCGACTGGTGGATCGACCAGCTCTATGATTTCGCCGGCGGCCTTGGCGCGACCGTCGTACACACAGCGATCTCGCGCACCGTCATCGACGTCAACCGCGACCCATCGGGCGCCTCGCTCTATCCGGGCCAGGCGACGACCGGGCTGTGCCCGACCGAGACCTTCGATGGCGATCCGCTCTACCGTGAAGGCGAGGAACCGGGTCCGTCGGAGGTCGACGAACGCCGCGAAAAATTCTTCATGCCTTATCATGCGGCCCTGCAGGCCGAGATCGACAGGCTACGGGCGCTGCATCCGACGATTGTAGTCTACGACTGCCACTCGATCCGCTCGGTGCTGCCGCGCCTGTTCGACGGCACGCTGCCGGTCTTCAATCTCGGCACCAATGACGGCAAGAGCGCCGATCCTGTCCTGCAGGCAACGGTCGGCCAGATCATGGCCGAGACCGGCGAAACCTTTGTCGTCAACGGCCGCTTCAAGGGCGGCTGGATCACGCGCCATTTCGGCCAGCCGCAAAACGGCGTGCACGCGCTGCAGATGGAGCTGTCCAATCGCGGCTATATGCGCGAGCCGGAAGGCAAGGGCGCGCCCGACAATTGGCCGGTGCCGTATGACGCCGAGTTTGCCGCGCCGATCCGCGCCACGCTCGAGAAAATTCTGAAAACCGCGATTGCCTGGGCACAAGGCTGA
- the hutH gene encoding histidine ammonia-lyase, with the protein MTELTLKPGNATLADWRAIYRGAVPKLDDACRPRIKASAEAVARIVAKGEPVYGINTGFGKLASVRIPAEDLETLQRNIVLSHAAGVGEPMPVAIARLMMALKLASLAQGASGVRPQTIELLEAMLANDVIPVVPAQGSVGASGDLAPLSHMTAVMIGVGECFTPHGRVPAKVAFVSHGLEPVILGAKEGLALLNGTQFSTAYALAALFEAEVLYHSALVAGALSTDAAKGSDAPFDPRIHVLRKHRGQIETADALRSLMAGSAIRESHRVGDERVQDPYCLRCQPQVMGAALTVLRQAADTLGTEANGVTDNPLIFAEDDTALSGGNFHAEPVAFAADMIALAVCEIGSLSERRIAMLVDPALSGMPAFLTPKPGLNSGFMIPQVTAAALVSENKQKAYPASVDSIPTSANQEDHVSMAAHGARRLIGMVENATAVIGIELLAAAQGCDFHLPLASSAALEAVRKLVRAEVPHLDNDRHFHPDMEKAIAMVRSGAAVKAAGAVALPSISGAA; encoded by the coding sequence ATGACCGAACTGACTCTGAAGCCCGGTAACGCCACGCTGGCCGACTGGCGCGCAATCTATCGCGGCGCCGTGCCGAAACTGGACGATGCCTGCCGGCCAAGGATCAAGGCGAGCGCCGAGGCTGTCGCGAGGATCGTCGCCAAGGGCGAGCCCGTCTATGGCATCAACACCGGCTTCGGCAAGCTGGCCAGCGTCCGCATCCCCGCCGAGGATCTGGAAACCCTGCAGCGCAACATCGTGCTGTCGCATGCCGCCGGCGTCGGCGAGCCGATGCCGGTTGCCATCGCTCGCCTGATGATGGCGCTGAAGCTTGCCAGCCTGGCGCAGGGCGCCTCCGGTGTAAGGCCGCAAACGATCGAATTGCTCGAAGCGATGCTGGCCAATGACGTCATCCCGGTCGTCCCGGCGCAAGGCTCCGTCGGTGCCTCCGGCGACCTTGCCCCGCTGTCGCATATGACGGCGGTGATGATCGGCGTCGGCGAATGCTTTACCCCGCACGGCCGCGTGCCGGCCAAGGTCGCCTTTGTCTCGCACGGGCTGGAACCGGTGATATTGGGCGCCAAGGAAGGCCTGGCGCTGCTCAATGGAACGCAGTTCTCGACGGCCTATGCGCTCGCTGCTTTGTTCGAGGCCGAAGTGCTTTACCATTCGGCGCTCGTCGCCGGCGCCTTGTCGACCGACGCGGCAAAAGGCTCCGACGCCCCCTTCGATCCGCGCATCCATGTGCTGAGAAAGCATCGCGGCCAGATCGAGACGGCGGACGCACTGCGCAGTCTGATGGCCGGCAGCGCCATCCGCGAATCGCACCGGGTTGGCGACGAGCGCGTGCAGGATCCCTATTGCCTGCGCTGCCAGCCGCAGGTCATGGGCGCGGCACTCACCGTCCTGCGTCAGGCAGCGGACACGCTGGGCACCGAGGCCAATGGCGTCACCGACAATCCGCTGATCTTCGCCGAGGACGACACCGCCCTTTCCGGCGGCAATTTCCACGCCGAGCCGGTGGCCTTCGCCGCCGACATGATCGCGCTCGCGGTCTGCGAGATCGGCTCGCTCTCGGAACGTCGCATCGCCATGCTGGTCGATCCGGCGCTGTCGGGCATGCCGGCCTTCCTGACGCCCAAGCCCGGTCTGAACTCTGGCTTCATGATCCCGCAGGTGACGGCGGCGGCACTCGTCTCGGAGAACAAGCAGAAGGCCTATCCGGCCAGCGTCGATTCGATCCCGACCTCCGCCAACCAGGAAGACCATGTGTCGATGGCCGCGCACGGCGCGCGCCGCCTGATCGGCATGGTCGAGAACGCGACAGCCGTCATCGGCATCGAATTGCTGGCGGCCGCGCAAGGCTGCGATTTTCATCTGCCTCTGGCTTCGAGCGCAGCGCTTGAAGCGGTGCGCAAGCTGGTCAGGGCAGAAGTGCCGCACCTCGACAATGACCGACATTTCCATCCCGACATGGAAAAGGCCATCGCCATGGTCCGCAGCGGCGCAGCCGTGAAGGCGGCCGGTGCGGTCGCGTTGCCATCGATTTCGGGAGCTGCGTGA
- the hutI gene encoding imidazolonepropionase, with protein MAGESKSRAGEVRLWRNARLVTMAESTPGPGVVEKGAIAVRDGLIVYAGAETDMPSVLSQGVETVDCEGRWITPGLIDCHTHLVHAGNRANEFEMRLAGATYEEVARAGGGIVSSVKALRSASEDELVIQSLPRLDALMAEGVTTVEIKSGYGLDLENEKKSLRAARRLGEQRPVTVCTTFLGAHALPPEAKGDKDAFIDLIANTILPAVAAEGLADAVDGFCEGIAFSPEQMAVVFDAAKAGGLPVKLHADQLSNLHGAELAARYGALSADHLEYTDEAGAVAMAKAGTVATILPGAFYFIRETKKPPISLFRQHGVKMAVATDNNPGTSPLTSLLLTMNMAATLFGLTVDECLAGVTREAARALGLLGQTGTLEVGKLADLAIWNIERPAELVYRMGFNPLHARIWRGQ; from the coding sequence ATGGCTGGAGAGAGCAAAAGTCGGGCAGGAGAGGTTCGCCTCTGGCGCAATGCGCGCCTGGTAACCATGGCCGAAAGCACGCCCGGACCAGGCGTCGTCGAAAAGGGCGCGATCGCCGTGCGCGATGGGCTGATCGTCTATGCTGGCGCTGAAACCGATATGCCATCAGTGCTCAGTCAGGGTGTGGAGACGGTCGATTGCGAGGGCCGCTGGATCACGCCCGGCCTGATCGACTGCCACACTCATCTCGTTCATGCCGGCAACCGTGCCAACGAATTCGAGATGCGGCTGGCCGGCGCCACCTATGAGGAAGTCGCACGGGCCGGTGGTGGCATCGTCTCGTCGGTGAAGGCGCTACGCTCTGCCAGCGAAGATGAACTGGTCATCCAGTCGTTGCCCCGCCTCGATGCGTTGATGGCAGAGGGCGTCACCACCGTTGAGATCAAGTCTGGCTACGGCCTCGATCTGGAAAACGAGAAGAAATCGCTTCGTGCCGCGCGCCGGCTGGGCGAGCAACGTCCGGTTACGGTCTGCACGACCTTTCTTGGCGCCCATGCGCTGCCGCCTGAAGCAAAGGGCGACAAGGATGCTTTCATCGACCTGATCGCGAATACGATTCTGCCGGCCGTCGCCGCCGAAGGATTGGCCGATGCGGTCGACGGTTTTTGTGAAGGCATCGCCTTTTCGCCTGAGCAGATGGCTGTTGTGTTCGACGCCGCGAAAGCGGGGGGCCTGCCCGTCAAGCTTCATGCCGACCAATTGTCCAACCTGCATGGCGCCGAACTCGCCGCCCGCTATGGGGCGCTGTCGGCTGATCATCTCGAATACACCGATGAGGCGGGTGCCGTGGCGATGGCCAAGGCCGGAACCGTGGCGACGATCCTGCCCGGCGCTTTTTACTTTATTCGCGAGACGAAAAAGCCGCCGATCAGCCTGTTCCGCCAGCACGGTGTCAAGATGGCTGTCGCGACCGACAACAATCCCGGCACCTCGCCGCTGACCTCGCTGCTTCTGACCATGAACATGGCGGCGACGCTGTTTGGCCTCACCGTCGACGAATGCCTTGCGGGCGTCACCCGCGAAGCCGCCCGCGCGCTGGGCCTGCTTGGACAAACCGGTACGCTCGAAGTCGGAAAATTGGCCGATCTGGCGATCTGGAATATCGAGCGCCCGGCCGAACTCGTTTACCGCATGGGCTTCAACCCCCTGCATGCCCGCATCTGGAGAGGACAATGA
- a CDS encoding formimidoylglutamate deiminase, with amino-acid sequence MTSIFAEQALLPDGWHADVRIAFTGDRITAVETAAGALPGDERHAILLPGMPNLHSHAFQRGMAGLAELRGPSADSFWSWREVMYRFALSMTPDQVEAVAAQLYVEMLEAGFSRVGEFHYLHHDRDGKPYANIAEMAERIAAAAGDTGIGLTLLPVFYAHSSFGGAAPNEGQRRFINDVNRFTRIVEKSRESVRSLNQAVVGVAPHSLRAATPEELTLVEAMAPDGPIHIHVAEQMKEVDDCLTWSGARPVEFLLGHAKVDQRWCLIHATHMTEAETIGMAKSGAVAGLCPITEANLGDGTFAAPLFMQNGGRFGVGSDSNVLIGLPDELRQLEYSQRLAHRARNVLAVAGGSNGRALFDAALDGGSTALGAGASRIAVGAPADVVSLDADHPSVAGKRGDAILDAWIFANGSKIDCVWVHGRKQVSGGRHAKREAIAERFRNVMMALSA; translated from the coding sequence GTGACATCGATCTTTGCGGAACAGGCCCTCCTGCCCGACGGCTGGCATGCCGATGTGCGGATCGCGTTCACCGGCGACCGCATCACCGCGGTCGAAACCGCGGCCGGCGCCCTGCCCGGCGATGAGCGTCACGCGATCCTCCTGCCCGGCATGCCAAACCTGCACAGCCACGCTTTCCAGCGCGGCATGGCTGGCCTTGCCGAGCTTCGCGGCCCCTCCGCAGACAGTTTCTGGAGCTGGCGCGAGGTGATGTACCGCTTCGCGCTGTCGATGACACCGGATCAGGTCGAAGCGGTCGCGGCGCAACTCTATGTCGAGATGCTGGAAGCCGGGTTTTCGCGCGTCGGCGAGTTCCACTACCTGCATCACGACCGCGACGGAAAACCTTATGCCAACATCGCCGAAATGGCCGAGCGCATCGCCGCGGCGGCTGGGGATACCGGCATCGGCCTGACGCTGCTGCCGGTCTTCTATGCGCATTCGTCTTTCGGTGGCGCTGCCCCGAATGAAGGCCAGCGCCGATTCATCAATGATGTGAATCGGTTCACGCGCATTGTTGAGAAAAGCCGCGAATCCGTTCGCAGTTTGAATCAAGCAGTCGTTGGTGTCGCCCCACACAGCCTGCGCGCCGCGACGCCGGAAGAACTCACCCTGGTAGAGGCGATGGCGCCCGATGGGCCAATCCATATCCACGTCGCCGAACAAATGAAAGAAGTCGACGATTGCCTTACCTGGTCAGGCGCACGGCCGGTCGAGTTTCTGCTTGGCCATGCCAAGGTCGACCAGCGCTGGTGCCTGATCCACGCCACACACATGACCGAAGCCGAAACGATCGGCATGGCCAAGAGCGGCGCCGTTGCCGGCCTCTGCCCGATCACCGAGGCCAATCTCGGCGACGGCACATTCGCCGCGCCGCTCTTCATGCAAAATGGCGGCCGTTTCGGCGTCGGCTCGGATTCAAATGTACTGATCGGGTTGCCCGATGAGTTGCGCCAGCTTGAATATTCGCAGCGCCTGGCCCATCGCGCTCGCAACGTGCTGGCAGTGGCCGGCGGCTCGAACGGGCGCGCCCTGTTCGATGCCGCGCTCGACGGCGGCAGCACGGCTCTCGGCGCCGGCGCTTCACGGATCGCTGTTGGCGCCCCTGCCGATGTCGTCTCGCTCGACGCCGACCATCCCTCGGTTGCTGGTAAGCGCGGTGATGCGATCCTCGACGCCTGGATCTTCGCCAATGGCAGCAAGATCGACTGCGTCTGGGTGCATGGCAGAAAACAGGTCAGCGGCGGTAGGCATGCGAAACGTGAAGCCATCGCCGAACGCTTTCGCAATGTGATGATGGCGCTATCAGCATGA
- the hutC gene encoding histidine utilization repressor encodes MSTAGTVDAEGGGSLHQRILSDISEKILSGAWAPGHRIPFEHELTEQYNCSRMTVNKALSQLAKAGLIERRRRSGSFVRRPQSQAAVLEIHDIKMEVEALGLPYRYERLARQKRRSNAEDRELLELDAAGPVLALECRHFAGKRPFAHEQRLINLAAVPEAGDEEFIDIAPGPWLIGCVPWSAAEHRIRADAADKRIAAALDIEAGAPCLVVERRTWSADHPVTHVRFTYAAGSHTLVARFTPSQS; translated from the coding sequence ATGAGCACAGCCGGTACAGTCGATGCGGAAGGCGGCGGCTCGCTGCACCAGCGCATCCTGTCCGACATCAGCGAGAAGATTCTGTCCGGCGCGTGGGCGCCCGGCCACCGCATTCCGTTCGAGCACGAACTGACCGAGCAATATAATTGCTCGCGCATGACCGTGAACAAGGCGCTCTCGCAACTGGCCAAGGCCGGCTTGATCGAGCGCCGCCGCCGCTCCGGAAGTTTTGTGCGGCGGCCGCAATCGCAAGCCGCGGTCCTCGAGATTCACGACATCAAGATGGAGGTCGAAGCGCTCGGCTTGCCCTATCGCTATGAGCGCCTGGCGCGACAGAAGCGACGCAGCAATGCCGAGGATCGCGAGTTGCTGGAACTGGACGCCGCAGGACCGGTGCTGGCGCTTGAATGCCGGCATTTTGCCGGCAAGAGGCCTTTCGCCCACGAACAGCGGCTGATCAATCTGGCTGCCGTCCCAGAAGCCGGAGACGAGGAGTTTATCGACATCGCTCCCGGCCCGTGGCTGATCGGCTGCGTGCCGTGGAGCGCCGCCGAACATCGCATCCGGGCCGACGCCGCCGACAAGCGGATTGCGGCCGCACTGGACATCGAGGCCGGCGCGCCCTGCCTGGTGGTGGAACGTCGCACATGGAGCGCGGACCATCCTGTCACCCATGTCCGCTTTACCTATGCGGCCGGGAGCCACACGCTGGTGGCCCGGTTCACGCCGTCACAGAGCTAG
- a CDS encoding RidA family protein, translating into MSIRRIDVGPRMSQIVIHGNTVYLAGQVGTPGASVGEQTKSILASIDELLAKAGTDKTKILQAIIWLADMTTFAEMNKEWDKWVPQGNTPARATGEAKLAGPEYTVEIIITAAI; encoded by the coding sequence ATGAGCATTCGTCGCATCGATGTTGGCCCGCGCATGAGCCAGATCGTCATCCACGGCAACACCGTCTATCTGGCCGGCCAGGTCGGAACGCCCGGCGCAAGCGTTGGCGAACAGACCAAGTCGATCCTGGCATCCATCGACGAATTGCTGGCCAAGGCTGGCACCGACAAGACCAAGATCCTGCAGGCGATCATCTGGCTGGCCGACATGACCACGTTCGCCGAGATGAACAAGGAATGGGACAAGTGGGTGCCGCAGGGCAACACACCGGCCCGCGCTACCGGTGAGGCCAAGCTTGCCGGCCCGGAATACACCGTCGAGATCATCATCACCGCGGCGATCTGA
- the aztA gene encoding zinc ABC transporter ATP-binding protein AztA → MTNTCLTFRDLTLGYNSHPAIHHLDGTIRKGSLTAVVGANGSGKSTLMKGIVGVLKPMAGEVTRAPGVRAAYLPQQSELDRSFPARVVDLVSLGLWPKRGLLGRYTAEDRDSVSKALMAVGLGGFETRPIDTLSGGQLQRTLFARVLLQDADLILLDEPFNAVDAKTVGDLIALIKRWHGEERTIMVVVHDLELVRENFPETLLLARQPVAWGETRETLRPENLLRARRFHEAWEENAPWCEPAGHDHDHDHPHDHGHDHDHGSGPRAA, encoded by the coding sequence ATGACAAACACCTGCCTGACCTTCCGCGACCTGACACTCGGCTACAACAGCCATCCGGCGATTCATCATCTTGATGGCACAATCCGCAAGGGTTCGTTGACCGCCGTCGTCGGCGCCAACGGGTCCGGCAAGTCGACCTTGATGAAGGGGATCGTCGGCGTTCTGAAGCCGATGGCCGGTGAGGTGACACGGGCGCCCGGCGTGCGCGCCGCCTATCTGCCGCAGCAATCCGAACTCGATCGTTCCTTTCCCGCTCGCGTCGTCGACCTGGTTTCGCTTGGCCTATGGCCGAAGCGCGGATTGCTCGGCCGCTATACGGCCGAGGATCGCGATTCCGTCAGCAAGGCGCTGATGGCCGTCGGCCTTGGCGGCTTTGAAACGCGCCCGATCGACACGCTGTCGGGCGGCCAGTTGCAGCGCACGCTGTTTGCCCGTGTGCTGTTGCAGGACGCCGATCTCATTCTGCTCGACGAGCCGTTCAACGCGGTCGATGCCAAGACGGTTGGCGACCTGATCGCCCTGATCAAGCGCTGGCATGGCGAGGAACGCACCATCATGGTCGTCGTTCACGACCTGGAATTGGTGCGAGAGAATTTTCCCGAGACGCTGCTGCTGGCTCGCCAGCCGGTTGCCTGGGGTGAAACGCGGGAAACACTACGGCCGGAAAACCTGCTGCGCGCCCGCCGCTTTCATGAAGCCTGGGAAGAAAACGCGCCCTGGTGCGAGCCCGCTGGCCATGATCACGATCACGACCACCCGCATGATCACGGGCATGACCATGATCACGGCTCCGGCCCGAGAGCGGCATGA
- the aztB gene encoding zinc ABC transporter permease AztB — MDSLYGLFIAPFADFGFMQRALFGSLMLSLGACPIGVFLMLRRMSLSGDAMAHAILPGAAAGFLFYGLEILPMTIGGLIAGVIVALGAGAVSRFTIQREDASMAAFYLISLAIGVLMVSIRGSSVDLMHVLFGTVLALNNEALVLIGGIVVVTLVSLGIFWRALVAECLDPLFLRSVSRLGSPVHFIFLGLVVLNLVGGFQALGTLLSVGLMMLPAAAARFWTTRVEPMCVLAVLIGFASCIAGLLLSYHASLPSGPAIILSAGVVYFASILFGTRGILRARIIHHRHRTA, encoded by the coding sequence ATGGACAGCCTGTACGGTCTTTTCATCGCCCCCTTCGCCGATTTCGGCTTCATGCAGCGGGCGCTTTTCGGTTCGCTGATGCTGTCGCTGGGCGCTTGCCCGATCGGCGTTTTCCTGATGCTGAGGCGCATGAGCCTGTCGGGCGATGCGATGGCGCATGCCATTCTGCCGGGTGCCGCCGCCGGCTTCCTGTTCTACGGGCTGGAAATCCTGCCGATGACCATCGGCGGCCTGATCGCCGGCGTCATCGTGGCGCTCGGCGCGGGTGCCGTCTCCCGCTTCACCATCCAGCGCGAGGACGCCTCTATGGCGGCCTTCTATCTGATTTCCCTGGCCATCGGCGTGCTCATGGTGTCGATCCGCGGCTCCAGCGTCGATCTGATGCATGTCCTCTTCGGCACGGTGCTGGCACTCAACAATGAAGCGCTGGTGCTGATCGGCGGCATCGTCGTGGTCACGCTGGTCAGTCTTGGCATCTTCTGGCGGGCGTTGGTCGCCGAATGTCTCGACCCGCTGTTCCTGCGCTCGGTCAGCCGGCTTGGCAGTCCGGTGCATTTCATTTTCCTCGGTCTCGTCGTGCTCAACCTCGTCGGCGGCTTCCAGGCGCTTGGAACTTTGCTGTCGGTCGGGCTGATGATGTTGCCCGCCGCGGCCGCACGCTTCTGGACCACCCGCGTCGAGCCTATGTGCGTGCTGGCGGTTCTGATCGGCTTTGCGTCCTGCATTGCCGGACTGCTCCTGTCCTATCACGCGTCGTTGCCCTCCGGCCCGGCGATCATCCTATCCGCGGGCGTCGTCTATTTTGCCTCGATCCTGTTCGGTACGCGCGGCATCCTGCGCGCCCGCATCATCCATCACCGTCACAGAACGGCCTGA